AGAGGCCGTTCTACCGGATCGTCGTGGCCGATTCCCGCATGCCGCGGGACGGCCGCTGCCTCGAGATCATCGGCAACTATGATCCCCTGGCCGATCCGGTCGCGATCCGCTTGAAAGAGGAGCGGGCCGTGGCGTGGCTCAAAA
The window above is part of the Nitrospiria bacterium genome. Proteins encoded here:
- the rpsP gene encoding 30S ribosomal protein S16, producing the protein MATIIRLTRKGKHKRPFYRIVVADSRMPRDGRCLEIIGNYDPLADPVAIRLKEERAVAWLKKGAQVSDTVRQLFTKAGVYQQLKTAK